One genomic window of Vespula pensylvanica isolate Volc-1 chromosome 12, ASM1446617v1, whole genome shotgun sequence includes the following:
- the LOC122633412 gene encoding NAD(+) hydrolase sarm1 isoform X1, producing the protein MSVDRGLNMLHKHGSKSQPSSVYKNSRGAFLKSMSEFPVEGGENGDMQAVMENFQKKNNLVTGRTHVSHHPQVTTSSQMLTTNQSQSSSSSSSSSRVAKSSQRILTSSSSSEMKASSMKSDLTELKRGISEMKNISTNFSRLRSSMENLVDRDGTGAEENDLTEPLVTFPDPDTPPPSTGTVTLTGGSPSQLSSLNSLNNLHNMSPPMNMPSITNMTSLPAGQETMKFEQKKMTSASKTKVVTDGFSAEKAIANSAEMRALQAGDVSYKEQSAATAARARVELDGVSAEKRVAAAREQRSLKAGDLSHQESNNMAASTMKLQSDSFSSEKKAMAAQQQRQTVTSSGIYNHEKHMASSSQSSITIASKGVTSKSSMISAANAVNQLMNGMRPAEDELLSLPLDDLDLLCSKSNPQDVDRAIAKYCGFLDSFVERLKANEGKNGKAPLLLNRVNEIIRKAWAVPTHGHELGYTLCNTLRTRGGLDLLMSNCIASDHELQFSSARLLEQCLTTENRAHVVEHGLEKVVNVACVCTKNANSVDHSRVGTGILEHLFKHSEGTCSDVIRLGGLDAVLFECRKNDVETLRHCAGALANLSLYGGAENQEAMIKRKVPMWLFPLAFHNDDNIKYYACLAIAVLVANKEIEAAVLKSGTLDLVEPFVTSHNPYEFAKSNLAHAHGQSKNWLERLVPVLSSKREEARNLAAFHFCMEAGIKKQQGNTEIFRAIGAIEPLKKVASCPNAIASKYAAQALRLIGEEIPHKLSQQVPLWSTEDVREWVKQIGFAECATNFVESRVDGDLLLQLTEENLKEDIGLTNGIRRRRFTRELQNLKKMADYSSRDTGNLNSFLQSIGQEFSIYTYSMLNAGVDKDSIRNLSEDQLLTECGIANSIHRLRILDAIKNMQHNQFSSCEDESPDKSLDVFVSYRRSNGSQLASLLKVHLQLRGFSVFIDVERLEAGKFDNNLLQSIRQAKHFLLVLTPKALERCIQDNECKDWVHREIVAALQSQCNIIPIIDNFQWPEPEDLPEDMRTVCHFNGVRWIHDYQDACVDKLERFMRGEIPVRSELSGGIPRSIASKDVTAPSTPGSTNMRQAPNYQRMHSNESRGSDKDSTGGRD; encoded by the exons ATGAGCGTCGACCGAGGATTAAACATGCTGCATAAGCATGGAAGCAAGTCTCAACCGAGTTCGGTCTACAAGAACAGTAGGGGTGCCTTCTTGAAATCC ATGTCGGAGTTCCCAGTGGAGGGGGGAGAAAACGGGGACATGCAAGCGGTCATGGAAaactttcaaaaaaagaacaatctGGTCACTGGCCGGACCCATGTTTCCCATCATCCACAAGTTACCACTTCATCGCag ATGCTGACGACGAATCAGAGCCagagcagcagtagcagcagtagctCGAGCAGGGTGGCCAAATCCTCTCAGAGGATCCTtacgtcgtcctcgtcgagtGAAATGAAGGCGAGCTCTATGAAGAGCGATCTGACCGAATTAAAACGTGGCATTTCggagatgaaaaatatttctactaaTTTCTCACGATTACGTAGCAGCATGGAGAATCTCGTTGACAG aGACGGAACCGGCGccgaagaaaatgatttaaccGAGCCACTGGTAACATTCCCAGATCCTGACACACCTCCACCCTCTACGGGAACTGTCACCTTGACAGGAGGTTCGCCTTCTCAGCTGAGTTCTCTTAATTCATTGAACAATCTTCATAATATGAGCCCGCCGATGAATATGCCGAGTATAACGAATATGACGAGTTTACCTGCTGGTCAGGAAACTATGAAATTCGAACAGAAGAAAATGACGAGTGCGTCCAAGACGAAG GTCGTTACCGATGGATTTAGTGCTGAAAAGGCAATAGCCAATAGTGCTGAAATGAGAGCATTACAAGCTGGTGACGTTTCTTATAAAGAACAAAGTGCCGCGACCGCGGCAAGAGCTCGCGTAGAATTGGACGGTGTATCTGCGGAAAAGAGGGTAGCTGCAGCCAGA GAACAGCGAAGCTTGAAGGCTGGAGATTTATCGCATCAAGAGAGCAACAACATGGCAGCCTCGACTATGAAGTTACAAAGTGATTCATTCAGTTCAGAAAAG AAGGCGATGGCGGCACAACAACAACGTCAGACAGTAACTTCCTCGGGGATTTATAATCACGAGAAACACATGGCTTCGAGCTCGCAGTCGAGTATAACGATAGCATCGAAAGGGGTGACATCAAAATCATCGATGATTAGTGCAGCTAACGCGGTAAATCAATTGATGAATGGTATGAGGCCAGCGGAGGATGAACTTCTTTCGTTGCCATTGGACGATTTGGATTTGTTATGTTCCAAGTCAAATCCGCAGGACGTTGATCGTGCGATTGCCAAGTACTGTGGTTTCTTGGATAGTTTCGTCGAACGTTTGAAGGCcaacgaaggaaagaacggAAAAGCGCCGTTGTTGTTGAACAGGGTTAACGAGATCATCAGAAAGGCTTGGGCCGTACCCACTCATGGCCACGAACTTGGTTATACATTATGTAACACCCTTAGAACGAGAGGTGGTCTAGATTTGTTGATGTCGAATTGCATTGCGAGCGATCACGAGTTACAGTTTTCCTCGGCGAGGTTGTTGGAGCAATGTTTGACCACTGAAAATCGTGCCCACGTGGTCGAGCATGGCCTTGAGAAGGTCGTCAACGTGGCTTGTGTATGCACGAAGAATGCCAACTCCGTGGATCATTCTAGAGTGGGTACCGGTATCTTGGAACATTTGTTCAAGCACAGTGAGGGTACCTGTAGCGACGTTATCAGACTTGGTGGTTTGGACGCGGTCTTGTTCGAGTGTAGAAAGAACGATGTGGAGACGTTGAGACACTGTGCTGGGGCATTAGCCAATTTGTCACTTTACGGTGGTGCTGAAAATCAAGAAGCTATGATCAAGAGGAAGGTACCCATGTGGCTCTTCCCACTTGCCTTTCATAACGACGACAATATAAAGTATTACGCTTGCCTAGCGATCGCAGTTTTAGTAGCCAATAAAGAAATCGAGGCGGCCGTTTTAAAATCCGGTACGCTTGACTTAGTCGAGCCGTTCGTTACATCACATAATCCTTACGAATTCGCTAAATCGAATTTGGCCCATGCCCATGGACAAAGTAAAAATTGGTTGGAGAGATTAGTACCTGTGTTAAGTTCGAAAAGAGAGGAGGCCAGGAACCTAGCCGCTTTTCACTTTTGCATGGAAGCTGGTATCAAGAAACAACAAGGCAATACCGAGATATTCCGTGCGATAGGAGCGATCGAACCATTGAAGAAAGTCGCCAGTTGTCCAAATGCAATTGCCTCCAAATACGCCGCTCAAGCTTTGCGTTTGATAGGGGAAGAAATACCACATAAACTCAGTCAACAGGTACCACTTTGGTCTACGGAAGATGTTAGAGAATGGGTAAAACAAATAGGCTTTGCCGAGTGTGCTACAAATTTTGTTGAAAGTAGAGTGGACGGTGATCTTTTGCTACAATTGACCGAGGAGAATCTCAAGGAGGACATTGGTTTGACGAATGGCATTAGAAGGAGACGTTTTACGCGGGAATtacaaaatttgaaaaaaatggcAGATTACAGTAGCAGGGATACTGGAAATTTAAATAGTTTTTTACAATCGATCGGTcaagaattttcaatatatacttatagTATGCTCAACGCTGGCGTTGACAAAGATTCTATCAGGAATCTGTCGGAGGATCAATTATTGACCGAGTGTGGTATAGCGAATAGTATACATCGACTTAGGATATTGGATGCCATCAAGAACATGCAACACAATCAATTCAGTTCTTGCGAAGACGAATCACCGGACAAATCTTTAGATGTATTCGTTAGTTATAGGAGATCGAACGGATCTCAGTTAGCTAGCTTACTCAAGGTTCATTTGCAGCTACGTGGATTTTCGGTCTTTATCGACGTCGAAAGGTTAGAGGCCGgtaaattcgataataatttgttacaaAGTATAAGACAGGCCAAACACTTCCTCCTTGTGCTCACGCCCAAGGCTTTAGAAAGGTGTATACAGGACAACGAGTGTAAAGACTGGGTCCATAGG gAAATTGTAGCTGCGTTGCAATCGCAGTGTAACATTATTCCCATCATAGATAATTTTCAATGGCCTGAACCCGAAGATCTTCCTGAAGATATGCGAACGGTTTGTCACTTTAATGGCGTACGTTGGATTCATGATTATCAAGATGCTTGCGTAGACAAATTAGAAAG GTTTATGCGAGGTGAAATTCCTGTAAGATCTGAGTTGTCCGGAGGTATACCAAGAAGTATAGCATCCAAGGACGTGACAGCACCTAGTACGCCAGGTAGCACAAATATGCGACAAGCACCAAATTATCAACGAATGCATAGCAATGAAAGTAGAGGTAGCGACAAGGATTCAACCGGTGGGCGAGACTGA
- the LOC122633412 gene encoding NAD(+) hydrolase sarm1 isoform X6 encodes MSVDRGLNMLHKHGSKSQPSSVYKNSRGAFLKSMLTTNQSQSSSSSSSSSRVAKSSQRILTSSSSSEMKASSMKSDLTELKRGISEMKNISTNFSRLRSSMENLVDRDGTGAEENDLTEPLVTFPDPDTPPPSTGTVTLTGGSPSQLSSLNSLNNLHNMSPPMNMPSITNMTSLPAGQETMKFEQKKMTSASKTKVVTDGFSAEKAIANSAEMRALQAGDVSYKEQSAATAARARVELDGVSAEKRVAAAREQRSLKAGDLSHQESNNMAASTMKLQSDSFSSEKKAMAAQQQRQTVTSSGIYNHEKHMASSSQSSITIASKGVTSKSSMISAANAVNQLMNGMRPAEDELLSLPLDDLDLLCSKSNPQDVDRAIAKYCGFLDSFVERLKANEGKNGKAPLLLNRVNEIIRKAWAVPTHGHELGYTLCNTLRTRGGLDLLMSNCIASDHELQFSSARLLEQCLTTENRAHVVEHGLEKVVNVACVCTKNANSVDHSRVGTGILEHLFKHSEGTCSDVIRLGGLDAVLFECRKNDVETLRHCAGALANLSLYGGAENQEAMIKRKVPMWLFPLAFHNDDNIKYYACLAIAVLVANKEIEAAVLKSGTLDLVEPFVTSHNPYEFAKSNLAHAHGQSKNWLERLVPVLSSKREEARNLAAFHFCMEAGIKKQQGNTEIFRAIGAIEPLKKVASCPNAIASKYAAQALRLIGEEIPHKLSQQVPLWSTEDVREWVKQIGFAECATNFVESRVDGDLLLQLTEENLKEDIGLTNGIRRRRFTRELQNLKKMADYSSRDTGNLNSFLQSIGQEFSIYTYSMLNAGVDKDSIRNLSEDQLLTECGIANSIHRLRILDAIKNMQHNQFSSCEDESPDKSLDVFVSYRRSNGSQLASLLKVHLQLRGFSVFIDVERLEAGKFDNNLLQSIRQAKHFLLVLTPKALERCIQDNECKDWVHREIVAALQSQCNIIPIIDNFQWPEPEDLPEDMRTVCHFNGVRWIHDYQDACVDKLERFMRGEIPVRSELSGGIPRSIASKDVTAPSTPGSTNMRQAPNYQRMHSNESRGSDKDSTGGRD; translated from the exons ATGAGCGTCGACCGAGGATTAAACATGCTGCATAAGCATGGAAGCAAGTCTCAACCGAGTTCGGTCTACAAGAACAGTAGGGGTGCCTTCTTGAAATCC ATGCTGACGACGAATCAGAGCCagagcagcagtagcagcagtagctCGAGCAGGGTGGCCAAATCCTCTCAGAGGATCCTtacgtcgtcctcgtcgagtGAAATGAAGGCGAGCTCTATGAAGAGCGATCTGACCGAATTAAAACGTGGCATTTCggagatgaaaaatatttctactaaTTTCTCACGATTACGTAGCAGCATGGAGAATCTCGTTGACAG aGACGGAACCGGCGccgaagaaaatgatttaaccGAGCCACTGGTAACATTCCCAGATCCTGACACACCTCCACCCTCTACGGGAACTGTCACCTTGACAGGAGGTTCGCCTTCTCAGCTGAGTTCTCTTAATTCATTGAACAATCTTCATAATATGAGCCCGCCGATGAATATGCCGAGTATAACGAATATGACGAGTTTACCTGCTGGTCAGGAAACTATGAAATTCGAACAGAAGAAAATGACGAGTGCGTCCAAGACGAAG GTCGTTACCGATGGATTTAGTGCTGAAAAGGCAATAGCCAATAGTGCTGAAATGAGAGCATTACAAGCTGGTGACGTTTCTTATAAAGAACAAAGTGCCGCGACCGCGGCAAGAGCTCGCGTAGAATTGGACGGTGTATCTGCGGAAAAGAGGGTAGCTGCAGCCAGA GAACAGCGAAGCTTGAAGGCTGGAGATTTATCGCATCAAGAGAGCAACAACATGGCAGCCTCGACTATGAAGTTACAAAGTGATTCATTCAGTTCAGAAAAG AAGGCGATGGCGGCACAACAACAACGTCAGACAGTAACTTCCTCGGGGATTTATAATCACGAGAAACACATGGCTTCGAGCTCGCAGTCGAGTATAACGATAGCATCGAAAGGGGTGACATCAAAATCATCGATGATTAGTGCAGCTAACGCGGTAAATCAATTGATGAATGGTATGAGGCCAGCGGAGGATGAACTTCTTTCGTTGCCATTGGACGATTTGGATTTGTTATGTTCCAAGTCAAATCCGCAGGACGTTGATCGTGCGATTGCCAAGTACTGTGGTTTCTTGGATAGTTTCGTCGAACGTTTGAAGGCcaacgaaggaaagaacggAAAAGCGCCGTTGTTGTTGAACAGGGTTAACGAGATCATCAGAAAGGCTTGGGCCGTACCCACTCATGGCCACGAACTTGGTTATACATTATGTAACACCCTTAGAACGAGAGGTGGTCTAGATTTGTTGATGTCGAATTGCATTGCGAGCGATCACGAGTTACAGTTTTCCTCGGCGAGGTTGTTGGAGCAATGTTTGACCACTGAAAATCGTGCCCACGTGGTCGAGCATGGCCTTGAGAAGGTCGTCAACGTGGCTTGTGTATGCACGAAGAATGCCAACTCCGTGGATCATTCTAGAGTGGGTACCGGTATCTTGGAACATTTGTTCAAGCACAGTGAGGGTACCTGTAGCGACGTTATCAGACTTGGTGGTTTGGACGCGGTCTTGTTCGAGTGTAGAAAGAACGATGTGGAGACGTTGAGACACTGTGCTGGGGCATTAGCCAATTTGTCACTTTACGGTGGTGCTGAAAATCAAGAAGCTATGATCAAGAGGAAGGTACCCATGTGGCTCTTCCCACTTGCCTTTCATAACGACGACAATATAAAGTATTACGCTTGCCTAGCGATCGCAGTTTTAGTAGCCAATAAAGAAATCGAGGCGGCCGTTTTAAAATCCGGTACGCTTGACTTAGTCGAGCCGTTCGTTACATCACATAATCCTTACGAATTCGCTAAATCGAATTTGGCCCATGCCCATGGACAAAGTAAAAATTGGTTGGAGAGATTAGTACCTGTGTTAAGTTCGAAAAGAGAGGAGGCCAGGAACCTAGCCGCTTTTCACTTTTGCATGGAAGCTGGTATCAAGAAACAACAAGGCAATACCGAGATATTCCGTGCGATAGGAGCGATCGAACCATTGAAGAAAGTCGCCAGTTGTCCAAATGCAATTGCCTCCAAATACGCCGCTCAAGCTTTGCGTTTGATAGGGGAAGAAATACCACATAAACTCAGTCAACAGGTACCACTTTGGTCTACGGAAGATGTTAGAGAATGGGTAAAACAAATAGGCTTTGCCGAGTGTGCTACAAATTTTGTTGAAAGTAGAGTGGACGGTGATCTTTTGCTACAATTGACCGAGGAGAATCTCAAGGAGGACATTGGTTTGACGAATGGCATTAGAAGGAGACGTTTTACGCGGGAATtacaaaatttgaaaaaaatggcAGATTACAGTAGCAGGGATACTGGAAATTTAAATAGTTTTTTACAATCGATCGGTcaagaattttcaatatatacttatagTATGCTCAACGCTGGCGTTGACAAAGATTCTATCAGGAATCTGTCGGAGGATCAATTATTGACCGAGTGTGGTATAGCGAATAGTATACATCGACTTAGGATATTGGATGCCATCAAGAACATGCAACACAATCAATTCAGTTCTTGCGAAGACGAATCACCGGACAAATCTTTAGATGTATTCGTTAGTTATAGGAGATCGAACGGATCTCAGTTAGCTAGCTTACTCAAGGTTCATTTGCAGCTACGTGGATTTTCGGTCTTTATCGACGTCGAAAGGTTAGAGGCCGgtaaattcgataataatttgttacaaAGTATAAGACAGGCCAAACACTTCCTCCTTGTGCTCACGCCCAAGGCTTTAGAAAGGTGTATACAGGACAACGAGTGTAAAGACTGGGTCCATAGG gAAATTGTAGCTGCGTTGCAATCGCAGTGTAACATTATTCCCATCATAGATAATTTTCAATGGCCTGAACCCGAAGATCTTCCTGAAGATATGCGAACGGTTTGTCACTTTAATGGCGTACGTTGGATTCATGATTATCAAGATGCTTGCGTAGACAAATTAGAAAG GTTTATGCGAGGTGAAATTCCTGTAAGATCTGAGTTGTCCGGAGGTATACCAAGAAGTATAGCATCCAAGGACGTGACAGCACCTAGTACGCCAGGTAGCACAAATATGCGACAAGCACCAAATTATCAACGAATGCATAGCAATGAAAGTAGAGGTAGCGACAAGGATTCAACCGGTGGGCGAGACTGA
- the LOC122633412 gene encoding NAD(+) hydrolase sarm1 isoform X7: protein MTMVVNKINMSSYSAPRRTFFSGFHTKMLTTNQSQSSSSSSSSSRVAKSSQRILTSSSSSEMKASSMKSDLTELKRGISEMKNISTNFSRLRSSMENLVDRDGTGAEENDLTEPLVTFPDPDTPPPSTGTVTLTGGSPSQLSSLNSLNNLHNMSPPMNMPSITNMTSLPAGQETMKFEQKKMTSASKTKVVTDGFSAEKAIANSAEMRALQAGDVSYKEQSAATAARARVELDGVSAEKRVAAAREQRSLKAGDLSHQESNNMAASTMKLQSDSFSSEKKAMAAQQQRQTVTSSGIYNHEKHMASSSQSSITIASKGVTSKSSMISAANAVNQLMNGMRPAEDELLSLPLDDLDLLCSKSNPQDVDRAIAKYCGFLDSFVERLKANEGKNGKAPLLLNRVNEIIRKAWAVPTHGHELGYTLCNTLRTRGGLDLLMSNCIASDHELQFSSARLLEQCLTTENRAHVVEHGLEKVVNVACVCTKNANSVDHSRVGTGILEHLFKHSEGTCSDVIRLGGLDAVLFECRKNDVETLRHCAGALANLSLYGGAENQEAMIKRKVPMWLFPLAFHNDDNIKYYACLAIAVLVANKEIEAAVLKSGTLDLVEPFVTSHNPYEFAKSNLAHAHGQSKNWLERLVPVLSSKREEARNLAAFHFCMEAGIKKQQGNTEIFRAIGAIEPLKKVASCPNAIASKYAAQALRLIGEEIPHKLSQQVPLWSTEDVREWVKQIGFAECATNFVESRVDGDLLLQLTEENLKEDIGLTNGIRRRRFTRELQNLKKMADYSSRDTGNLNSFLQSIGQEFSIYTYSMLNAGVDKDSIRNLSEDQLLTECGIANSIHRLRILDAIKNMQHNQFSSCEDESPDKSLDVFVSYRRSNGSQLASLLKVHLQLRGFSVFIDVERLEAGKFDNNLLQSIRQAKHFLLVLTPKALERCIQDNECKDWVHREIVAALQSQCNIIPIIDNFQWPEPEDLPEDMRTVCHFNGVRWIHDYQDACVDKLERFMRGEIPVRSELSGGIPRSIASKDVTAPSTPGSTNMRQAPNYQRMHSNESRGSDKDSTGGRD from the exons ATGACCATGGTCGTCAACAAGATCAACATGTCGTCGTATTCAGCGCCACGACGTACCTTCTTTTCGGGTTTTCATACGAAG ATGCTGACGACGAATCAGAGCCagagcagcagtagcagcagtagctCGAGCAGGGTGGCCAAATCCTCTCAGAGGATCCTtacgtcgtcctcgtcgagtGAAATGAAGGCGAGCTCTATGAAGAGCGATCTGACCGAATTAAAACGTGGCATTTCggagatgaaaaatatttctactaaTTTCTCACGATTACGTAGCAGCATGGAGAATCTCGTTGACAG aGACGGAACCGGCGccgaagaaaatgatttaaccGAGCCACTGGTAACATTCCCAGATCCTGACACACCTCCACCCTCTACGGGAACTGTCACCTTGACAGGAGGTTCGCCTTCTCAGCTGAGTTCTCTTAATTCATTGAACAATCTTCATAATATGAGCCCGCCGATGAATATGCCGAGTATAACGAATATGACGAGTTTACCTGCTGGTCAGGAAACTATGAAATTCGAACAGAAGAAAATGACGAGTGCGTCCAAGACGAAG GTCGTTACCGATGGATTTAGTGCTGAAAAGGCAATAGCCAATAGTGCTGAAATGAGAGCATTACAAGCTGGTGACGTTTCTTATAAAGAACAAAGTGCCGCGACCGCGGCAAGAGCTCGCGTAGAATTGGACGGTGTATCTGCGGAAAAGAGGGTAGCTGCAGCCAGA GAACAGCGAAGCTTGAAGGCTGGAGATTTATCGCATCAAGAGAGCAACAACATGGCAGCCTCGACTATGAAGTTACAAAGTGATTCATTCAGTTCAGAAAAG AAGGCGATGGCGGCACAACAACAACGTCAGACAGTAACTTCCTCGGGGATTTATAATCACGAGAAACACATGGCTTCGAGCTCGCAGTCGAGTATAACGATAGCATCGAAAGGGGTGACATCAAAATCATCGATGATTAGTGCAGCTAACGCGGTAAATCAATTGATGAATGGTATGAGGCCAGCGGAGGATGAACTTCTTTCGTTGCCATTGGACGATTTGGATTTGTTATGTTCCAAGTCAAATCCGCAGGACGTTGATCGTGCGATTGCCAAGTACTGTGGTTTCTTGGATAGTTTCGTCGAACGTTTGAAGGCcaacgaaggaaagaacggAAAAGCGCCGTTGTTGTTGAACAGGGTTAACGAGATCATCAGAAAGGCTTGGGCCGTACCCACTCATGGCCACGAACTTGGTTATACATTATGTAACACCCTTAGAACGAGAGGTGGTCTAGATTTGTTGATGTCGAATTGCATTGCGAGCGATCACGAGTTACAGTTTTCCTCGGCGAGGTTGTTGGAGCAATGTTTGACCACTGAAAATCGTGCCCACGTGGTCGAGCATGGCCTTGAGAAGGTCGTCAACGTGGCTTGTGTATGCACGAAGAATGCCAACTCCGTGGATCATTCTAGAGTGGGTACCGGTATCTTGGAACATTTGTTCAAGCACAGTGAGGGTACCTGTAGCGACGTTATCAGACTTGGTGGTTTGGACGCGGTCTTGTTCGAGTGTAGAAAGAACGATGTGGAGACGTTGAGACACTGTGCTGGGGCATTAGCCAATTTGTCACTTTACGGTGGTGCTGAAAATCAAGAAGCTATGATCAAGAGGAAGGTACCCATGTGGCTCTTCCCACTTGCCTTTCATAACGACGACAATATAAAGTATTACGCTTGCCTAGCGATCGCAGTTTTAGTAGCCAATAAAGAAATCGAGGCGGCCGTTTTAAAATCCGGTACGCTTGACTTAGTCGAGCCGTTCGTTACATCACATAATCCTTACGAATTCGCTAAATCGAATTTGGCCCATGCCCATGGACAAAGTAAAAATTGGTTGGAGAGATTAGTACCTGTGTTAAGTTCGAAAAGAGAGGAGGCCAGGAACCTAGCCGCTTTTCACTTTTGCATGGAAGCTGGTATCAAGAAACAACAAGGCAATACCGAGATATTCCGTGCGATAGGAGCGATCGAACCATTGAAGAAAGTCGCCAGTTGTCCAAATGCAATTGCCTCCAAATACGCCGCTCAAGCTTTGCGTTTGATAGGGGAAGAAATACCACATAAACTCAGTCAACAGGTACCACTTTGGTCTACGGAAGATGTTAGAGAATGGGTAAAACAAATAGGCTTTGCCGAGTGTGCTACAAATTTTGTTGAAAGTAGAGTGGACGGTGATCTTTTGCTACAATTGACCGAGGAGAATCTCAAGGAGGACATTGGTTTGACGAATGGCATTAGAAGGAGACGTTTTACGCGGGAATtacaaaatttgaaaaaaatggcAGATTACAGTAGCAGGGATACTGGAAATTTAAATAGTTTTTTACAATCGATCGGTcaagaattttcaatatatacttatagTATGCTCAACGCTGGCGTTGACAAAGATTCTATCAGGAATCTGTCGGAGGATCAATTATTGACCGAGTGTGGTATAGCGAATAGTATACATCGACTTAGGATATTGGATGCCATCAAGAACATGCAACACAATCAATTCAGTTCTTGCGAAGACGAATCACCGGACAAATCTTTAGATGTATTCGTTAGTTATAGGAGATCGAACGGATCTCAGTTAGCTAGCTTACTCAAGGTTCATTTGCAGCTACGTGGATTTTCGGTCTTTATCGACGTCGAAAGGTTAGAGGCCGgtaaattcgataataatttgttacaaAGTATAAGACAGGCCAAACACTTCCTCCTTGTGCTCACGCCCAAGGCTTTAGAAAGGTGTATACAGGACAACGAGTGTAAAGACTGGGTCCATAGG gAAATTGTAGCTGCGTTGCAATCGCAGTGTAACATTATTCCCATCATAGATAATTTTCAATGGCCTGAACCCGAAGATCTTCCTGAAGATATGCGAACGGTTTGTCACTTTAATGGCGTACGTTGGATTCATGATTATCAAGATGCTTGCGTAGACAAATTAGAAAG GTTTATGCGAGGTGAAATTCCTGTAAGATCTGAGTTGTCCGGAGGTATACCAAGAAGTATAGCATCCAAGGACGTGACAGCACCTAGTACGCCAGGTAGCACAAATATGCGACAAGCACCAAATTATCAACGAATGCATAGCAATGAAAGTAGAGGTAGCGACAAGGATTCAACCGGTGGGCGAGACTGA